The following proteins are co-located in the Phragmites australis chromosome 10, lpPhrAust1.1, whole genome shotgun sequence genome:
- the LOC133931401 gene encoding very-long-chain 3-oxoacyl-CoA reductase 1-like has protein sequence MAGRACSWQRPALAWFFHSLAFLGAVYAAAFLFRFLAYIALCMRRPKDLRHRYGAWAVVTGPTSGIGRSVALDLARRGLNLVLLDLDAANLRETSDMIKSRHAVKTKTVVFDLSLVATAQGDEAMRRLREAVEGLDVGVLVNNAGVAKPCALYLHEANLEAWVRMMRVNLWALTEVTAAVLPGMVERGRGAIVNMGSASSEAIPSFPLYTMYAATKRYVARFSRSLYVEYRSKGIDVQCQAPFFVASRMVSSVMYGNGLSPFVQTADAYACAAVRWIGHGPLCTPTVSHQLLWCLAAVLPDAAHDWLRLRAHLRQRTAFQRIRESRVPSSSPSRG, from the exons ATGGCTGGCCGCGCTTGCTCCTGGCAAAGGCCGGCGCTGGCATGGTTCTTCCACTCGCTGGCCTTTCTCGGCGCCGTATACGCCGCGGCGTTCTTGTTCCGATTCCTCGCCTACATCGCGCTCTGCATGCGCCGGCCGAAGGACCTCCGCCACAGGTACGGCGCGTGGGCCGTCGTTACCGGCCCGACGTCCGGCATCGGGCGGTCCGTGGCCCTTGACCTCGCGCGCCGGGGCCTCAACCTCGTCCTCCTTGACCTCGACGCCGCCAATCTCCGGGAGACCTCTGACATGATCAAGTCTCGCCACGCCGTGAAGACCAAGACCGTTGTGTTCGACCTCTCCCTCGTTGCCACCGCTCAAG GCGACGAGGCAATGCGGCGGCTCCGGGAGGCCGTGGAGGGGTTGGACGTGGGGGTGCTGGTGAACAACGCCGGGGTGGCGAAGCCATGCGCGTTGTACCTGCATGAGGCCAACTTGGAGGCCTGGGTGAGGATGATGCGGGTGAACCTGTGGGCGCTGACGGAGGTGACGGCTGCGGTGCTGCCGGGGATGGTGGAGCGCGGAAGGGGCGCCATCGTCAACATGGGCTCGGCCTCCTCGGAGGCCATCCCCTCCTTCCCACTCTACACCATGTACGCCGCCACCAAACG GTATGTTGCTCGGTTCTCCAGGAGCCTTTACGTTGAGTACCGAAGCAAAGGTATTGATGTGCAGTGCCAG GCCCCGTTCTTCGTGGCGAGCAGGATGGTGTCGAGCGTCATGTATGGCAACGGTCTCTCGCCATTCGTGCAGACCGCGGACGCCTACGCCTGCGCGGCGGTGCGATGGATCGGCCACGGCCCGCTCTGCACCCCCACCGTGAGCCACCAGCTCCTCTGGTGCCTCGCCGCCGTCCTGCCGGATGCAGCGCACGACTGGCTCCGCCTGCGCGCGCACCTGCGGCAGAGGACGGCGTTCCAGAGGATCAGGGAGTCGAGGGTACCGTCATCGTCGCCGTCGCGTGGGTGA